One segment of Paraburkholderia sp. PGU19 DNA contains the following:
- a CDS encoding FUSC family protein — protein sequence MTVQQQDWFTNLMRAPEARRFGRTLTGCVLSYGAARLAGLPEGYWALITTMIVVTQPSLTQAITTARDQIIGACIGGIVGGIGLVVMDRGIEPLTVFSVALLPLAALAAARPGLRLACVTLVIVVLVPGDSGSAFVRPLHRVAEILIGAAAAFVATVVWPNRALKGAHRKARECLETLAQMIEHKLAFSRDDAQMARLEQRSLAAQTALADALQEAGREHVFVPILRGSSDAIDKVPPFLSRLHRDVLVFGQALVHTCVGDEVPHLDQAWSAVPRALSQLADAVGAIPLNKPKLQDARTTLDPLLKRVNERVDGANATLAPGIELVMALIVKDTDGLVQVLTPTGKTKAP from the coding sequence ATGACCGTTCAACAGCAAGACTGGTTCACGAACCTGATGCGCGCGCCCGAAGCGCGCCGCTTCGGACGCACGCTGACGGGCTGCGTGCTCAGCTACGGCGCCGCGAGGCTGGCGGGGCTGCCCGAAGGCTATTGGGCATTGATCACGACGATGATCGTCGTGACGCAACCCAGTCTTACGCAGGCCATCACGACCGCACGTGACCAGATCATCGGCGCGTGTATCGGTGGGATCGTGGGCGGGATCGGGCTGGTCGTGATGGACCGCGGCATCGAGCCGCTGACGGTGTTCTCCGTCGCGCTGCTGCCGTTGGCGGCGCTGGCCGCCGCGCGGCCCGGCTTGCGGCTCGCTTGCGTGACGCTGGTGATCGTGGTGCTTGTGCCTGGCGATAGCGGTTCGGCATTCGTGCGGCCATTGCATCGCGTGGCGGAAATTCTGATCGGCGCGGCGGCTGCGTTCGTCGCGACGGTGGTGTGGCCGAACCGCGCGTTGAAGGGCGCGCATCGGAAGGCGCGCGAATGTCTGGAGACGCTTGCCCAGATGATCGAGCACAAGCTCGCGTTCTCGCGGGACGATGCGCAGATGGCACGTCTCGAGCAACGCAGCCTCGCCGCGCAAACGGCGCTTGCCGACGCGCTGCAGGAGGCGGGGCGCGAGCATGTGTTCGTGCCGATCCTGCGCGGCAGTTCCGACGCGATCGACAAGGTGCCGCCGTTTCTGAGCCGCTTGCATCGGGACGTGCTGGTGTTCGGCCAGGCGCTCGTGCACACCTGCGTGGGCGACGAAGTGCCGCATCTCGATCAGGCGTGGTCGGCGGTGCCGCGCGCGTTGTCGCAGCTCGCCGATGCGGTCGGCGCTATTCCGTTGAACAAACCAAAGTTGCAGGACGCGCGCACGACGCTCGACCCGTTGCTCAAGCGGGTCAACGAGCGTGTGGATGGCGCAAACGCGACGCTCGCGCCGGGCATCGAACTCGTGATGGCGTTGATCGTCAAGGACACGGACGGGCTCGTGCAGGTGTTGACGCCCACGGGAAAAACGAAGGCGCCGTAA
- the treF gene encoding alpha,alpha-trehalase TreF: MPMQQAHARRVLSTTLCAAALLVAYMPPGTAQTPAANQAGVSGNASPVVAVPPSELYGALYRDVELAHLYPDSKTFADMVPNAPPQQIVADYARQKDGAQFALKSFVEQRFTLPARETKNYVSDPNQSITAHIDTLWSVLRRDPDASASPWSSLLPLPYPYIVPGDRFDEIYYWDSYFIMLGLRQSGREELLKNELDNFAILIDRYGHIPNGNRTYYLSRSQPPFFAQMVRLAADREGDQVYLRYLPQLRKEYAYWMDGHDKIAAGSAYRHLVRLPDGTLLNRYWDERATPRDESYREDVATAQATPQRNAEDLWRNLRAGGETGWDFSSRWFTDGKTLATIEVTSLIPVDLNCLLVDLERTLAKAYRVQGDASHAENLEQRAAARADAIRRVLWDPQLDAFGDYDFIAHRLTHRLSAATVYPLYAGVATKAQAAAVAATIRARLLRPGGLATTTVNTGQQWDEPNGWAPLQYLAVTGLRRYGHADLAQQIATRWIGTNVTYYQHTGKLVEKYDVDAKAGTTAAGGGEYPLQDGFGWTNGVLRTLMAMYPDAAGPSTRPADVPAGPAGVSEAASAAAAAPKTTHRLRATPAQ; the protein is encoded by the coding sequence ATGCCGATGCAGCAAGCCCATGCCCGCCGCGTTCTCTCGACTACCCTCTGCGCCGCCGCGCTGCTCGTCGCTTATATGCCGCCAGGCACCGCACAAACACCGGCGGCCAATCAGGCTGGCGTTAGCGGCAACGCATCGCCCGTCGTGGCCGTGCCGCCGTCCGAGCTATACGGCGCGCTGTATCGCGATGTCGAACTCGCGCATCTCTACCCGGACAGCAAGACCTTCGCCGACATGGTGCCGAACGCGCCGCCGCAACAGATCGTCGCCGATTATGCCAGGCAGAAGGACGGCGCGCAGTTCGCGCTGAAATCGTTCGTCGAGCAGCGCTTCACGCTGCCCGCGCGCGAAACGAAGAACTATGTGTCCGACCCGAACCAGAGCATCACGGCGCATATCGACACGCTCTGGTCCGTGCTGCGGCGCGACCCCGATGCCAGCGCGAGCCCGTGGTCCTCGCTGCTGCCGCTGCCGTATCCGTACATCGTTCCCGGCGACCGCTTCGACGAAATTTACTACTGGGACTCGTACTTCATCATGCTCGGGCTGCGGCAGAGCGGCCGTGAAGAACTGCTGAAGAACGAACTCGACAACTTCGCGATCTTGATCGACCGGTATGGCCATATTCCGAATGGCAATCGCACGTACTATCTGAGCCGCTCGCAGCCGCCGTTCTTCGCGCAGATGGTGCGTCTTGCAGCCGATCGCGAGGGCGATCAGGTCTATCTGCGCTATCTGCCCCAGTTGCGCAAAGAATACGCGTACTGGATGGACGGCCACGACAAGATCGCGGCGGGCAGCGCTTACCGGCATCTCGTGCGCCTGCCCGACGGCACGCTCCTGAACCGCTATTGGGACGAGCGCGCCACGCCGCGCGACGAATCGTATCGGGAAGACGTCGCCACCGCGCAAGCGACGCCCCAGCGCAACGCCGAAGACCTGTGGCGCAATCTGCGCGCGGGCGGCGAAACGGGCTGGGACTTCAGCTCGCGCTGGTTCACCGACGGCAAGACGCTGGCGACGATCGAAGTCACGTCGCTGATTCCCGTCGATCTGAACTGCCTGCTCGTCGATCTCGAACGCACGCTGGCGAAAGCGTATCGCGTGCAGGGCGACGCTTCGCACGCGGAGAATCTCGAACAGCGCGCCGCCGCGCGCGCCGATGCGATCCGCCGCGTGCTGTGGGACCCGCAACTCGATGCATTCGGCGACTACGATTTCATCGCGCATCGGCTCACGCACCGGCTGAGCGCGGCGACTGTCTATCCGTTGTATGCGGGCGTTGCGACGAAAGCGCAGGCTGCCGCAGTCGCGGCGACGATTCGCGCGCGCCTGCTGCGTCCCGGCGGACTCGCGACCACGACGGTCAACACGGGCCAGCAATGGGACGAGCCGAACGGCTGGGCGCCGCTGCAATATCTCGCCGTGACGGGCTTGCGGCGCTACGGTCACGCGGACCTCGCGCAACAGATCGCCACGCGCTGGATCGGCACGAACGTCACGTACTACCAGCACACGGGCAAGCTGGTCGAAAAGTACGACGTCGATGCCAAGGCGGGTACGACGGCGGCGGGGGGCGGCGAGTATCCGTTGCAGGACGGCTTTGGCTGGACCAACGGCGTGCTGCGCACCCTGATGGCGATGTATCCCGACGCAGCAGGCCCGTCGACGCGCCCCGCCGATGTGCCTGCGGGCCCAGCGGGCGTATCCGAAGCAGCCTCGGCTGCAGCCGCAGCGCCGAAAACGACGCACCGTCTGCGCGCAACGCCCGCGCAGTGA
- a CDS encoding lysophospholipid acyltransferase family protein, with the protein MRAVLKKWLFIIYLLGSGTIWSTVMLLLYPFVSRSARYRLAALWCRALVAVMRAAFGIRCSIEGLEHLPKEPSIVLCRHESTWETLAFLALFPRRISFVFKQDLLRIPFFGWVLKGLDMVSLDRGSPRQAHLAVTREAAERLAKGDMVVIFPEGTRVPHGAPVKLTSGGVRLACATGALIVPVVHNAGKVWPAKGWPMGAGEIRVVIGPTLSPVERSPQELSHQVHDWMQAELLKL; encoded by the coding sequence ATGCGCGCTGTACTCAAAAAATGGCTGTTCATCATCTATCTGCTGGGAAGCGGAACGATCTGGTCCACGGTGATGCTGCTGCTGTATCCGTTCGTCAGCCGGTCGGCGCGCTACCGGCTCGCGGCGCTGTGGTGCAGGGCGCTCGTCGCGGTGATGCGCGCGGCGTTCGGCATTCGCTGCTCGATAGAGGGCCTCGAACATTTGCCGAAGGAACCGTCGATCGTCCTGTGCCGCCACGAATCGACGTGGGAAACGCTCGCGTTCCTCGCGCTCTTTCCGCGCCGGATCAGCTTTGTGTTCAAGCAGGACTTGCTGCGCATTCCGTTCTTCGGCTGGGTGCTGAAGGGGCTCGACATGGTGAGCCTGGATCGCGGCTCGCCACGCCAGGCGCACCTCGCCGTGACGCGCGAAGCGGCGGAGCGGCTCGCGAAAGGCGACATGGTGGTGATCTTTCCGGAAGGCACGCGGGTGCCGCACGGCGCGCCCGTCAAGCTCACGTCGGGCGGCGTGCGTCTGGCTTGTGCCACGGGCGCGCTGATCGTGCCCGTGGTGCACAACGCCGGCAAGGTGTGGCCCGCGAAAGGCTGGCCGATGGGTGCCGGGGAAATCCGCGTCGTCATTGGTCCGACGCTGTCGCCCGTCGAGCGGTCACCGCAGGAACTCAGCCATCAGGTGCATGACTGGATGCAGGCGGAGCTGCTGAAGCTCTAG